A genomic segment from Vagococcus zengguangii encodes:
- a CDS encoding V-type ATP synthase subunit D has product MSIMNVNPTRMELSRLKKQLTTATRGHKLLKDKQDELMRQFILLVKKNHQLRDELENLMQQAMESFMLANVAINENFIEELFLLPTDDISVDIVEKNIMSVTVPIMNFSYPDEFDEDALDYGYVNSNADLDAAIEKFYDFLPQLSKLTEMEKTCQLMADEIEKTRRRVNALEYMTIPQLEETIQHIKMKLEENERAEITRLIKVKNKENTVGL; this is encoded by the coding sequence ATGTCTATCATGAATGTCAATCCAACACGGATGGAATTATCTAGATTAAAAAAACAGTTGACAACAGCAACGCGAGGACATAAACTCTTAAAAGATAAGCAAGATGAATTAATGAGACAATTTATTTTGCTAGTGAAAAAAAATCATCAGCTTAGAGATGAGTTGGAAAATCTTATGCAACAAGCGATGGAGAGCTTCATGTTAGCGAATGTTGCGATAAATGAAAATTTTATTGAAGAATTGTTTTTATTACCTACAGATGATATTTCGGTCGATATTGTTGAAAAAAATATTATGAGTGTTACAGTTCCCATCATGAACTTTTCTTATCCAGATGAATTTGATGAAGACGCGCTTGATTACGGTTATGTCAATTCAAATGCCGATCTTGATGCTGCAATTGAAAAATTTTATGATTTTCTTCCGCAACTATCTAAATTGACAGAGATGGAAAAAACATGCCAATTAATGGCAGATGAGATTGAGAAAACGAGGAGAAGAGTCAATGCACTTGAGTATATGACGATTCCCCAACTTGAAGAAACAATTCAACATATTAAGATGAAACTAGAAGAGAATGAACGAGCAGAAATTACTCGTTTAATTAAAGTGAAGAATAAAGAAAACACTGTTGGTTTATGA
- a CDS encoding TrkH family potassium uptake protein, producing the protein MRIRKRKKGRALLPRFGPASILALGFIVVILIGAVVLTLPFFSTSNEPTPFIDALFTATSATCVTGLSTLNTAEHWNSYGDLVILILIEIGGLNFMMLPIVFFTILKKRIQLSTRIIIKEAFNLDQVSGVMSLALYVLKLAITIQTLGALLLAIDFIPRYGVLKGLWYALFHAVSSFCNAGFDLFGDSLVPFQNNPYVMLVVSGLIISGGLGFIVWKDLNDFIKSRRRLSLHSKIALIMTTGLLIGGFVFFYFSEGNSQEPLTEPNKASRIINSLFLSVTARTAGFASVDYAQLSHASILMTIVLMYIGGTSGSTAGGLKTTTFGVLLIQIISVLKGRPHAEFAGRRIKESVVVKALMLFVITLMVCVIAMMILSVTEDLPEYMGSEYIAFEVISAFGTVGLTMGLTPILSLPGKIVIIVLMFIGRVGIMTVLFSLLTKSQQKEIPIQFPKENVMIG; encoded by the coding sequence ATGCGAATAAGGAAAAGAAAAAAAGGTCGAGCATTATTGCCACGTTTTGGACCAGCGTCTATCTTAGCATTGGGTTTTATTGTTGTGATACTAATAGGTGCTGTGGTTTTAACGTTGCCTTTTTTTTCTACAAGCAACGAGCCGACACCGTTTATTGATGCGCTATTTACGGCAACCTCAGCAACCTGTGTTACAGGGTTATCAACTCTAAATACAGCAGAGCATTGGAATAGCTATGGAGATTTGGTCATTTTAATATTAATTGAAATTGGTGGGCTGAATTTTATGATGTTACCTATTGTTTTCTTCACCATTTTGAAGAAACGGATTCAGCTAAGTACAAGGATTATTATTAAGGAAGCTTTTAATTTAGATCAAGTTTCTGGCGTTATGAGTCTAGCTTTATATGTATTAAAGTTGGCAATCACCATTCAAACTTTAGGAGCTTTATTACTCGCTATTGATTTTATTCCTCGATATGGCGTATTAAAAGGATTATGGTATGCTCTATTTCATGCGGTTTCTAGTTTTTGTAACGCCGGATTTGATTTATTTGGGGATAGTTTAGTTCCGTTTCAAAATAATCCTTATGTTATGCTAGTTGTTTCTGGCTTAATAATTTCTGGAGGATTAGGTTTTATTGTTTGGAAAGATTTAAATGACTTTATTAAAAGTCGACGACGATTAAGCCTACATAGTAAAATTGCGTTAATTATGACTACCGGATTATTAATTGGCGGGTTTGTCTTTTTTTATTTTTCAGAAGGAAACTCTCAAGAGCCACTGACCGAGCCTAATAAAGCATCTCGTATAATTAATAGTTTATTTTTGAGTGTTACAGCTAGGACGGCAGGTTTTGCCTCCGTTGATTATGCACAGTTATCTCATGCTAGTATATTAATGACGATTGTTCTAATGTATATTGGTGGGACATCTGGTTCAACGGCAGGTGGTTTAAAGACTACCACTTTTGGCGTGTTATTAATTCAAATTATTTCTGTTTTAAAAGGTCGACCTCATGCGGAGTTTGCAGGAAGACGGATAAAAGAATCTGTCGTAGTAAAGGCGTTGATGTTATTTGTTATAACGTTAATGGTGTGTGTTATAGCAATGATGATACTATCCGTAACGGAAGATTTGCCAGAGTACATGGGTTCGGAGTATATTGCGTTTGAAGTTATTTCAGCTTTTGGAACAGTAGGTTTGACAATGGGGCTAACGCCGATACTCTCACTGCCAGGGAAAATAGTGATTATTGTTTTAATGTTCATCGGACGTGTAGGCATAATGACGGTACTGTTCTCATTATTAACAAAATCTCAACAAAAAGAAATACCTATTCAATTTCCAAAAGAAAATGTCATGATTGGTTAA
- the add gene encoding adenosine deaminase produces MFTTDFIRQFPKAELHCHLDGSIRPATLQKIALADHLSIEEDLAEVTKKMQAPANCEHLEDYLETFNYVLPYLQTEKALSTAAFDVMEQAASDGIRYLEIRFAPSLSTKKGLTIEQVVEAVAKGVALAEQSYNITGNLLITGMRNEELSSLGAKFINALETRQSKIVGIDLAGPELENYVTDYEVTLKLLVEKYSVQLTLHAGECGCVANVYQAIEAGAKRIGHGIALKGNVQAQRFCAEHQVCIESCPTSNIQTRALGKISDYPLEEWLENQVIFCLNTDNKTVSNTTLSKEYDLLREHLGLTKEDFIRLNHYAMEHSFASSEIKEAILAEMQAFIN; encoded by the coding sequence ATGTTTACAACTGATTTTATTCGCCAATTTCCAAAAGCTGAATTACATTGCCATTTAGATGGCTCAATCCGCCCTGCCACCTTACAAAAAATTGCCTTAGCCGATCACTTATCTATTGAAGAAGACTTGGCTGAAGTCACTAAAAAAATGCAAGCACCAGCTAATTGCGAACACCTTGAAGATTATTTAGAAACGTTTAACTATGTTCTTCCTTATTTACAAACAGAAAAGGCCCTATCTACTGCAGCTTTTGATGTGATGGAACAAGCAGCAAGCGATGGCATTCGCTATCTTGAAATCCGCTTTGCACCAAGTCTTTCCACCAAAAAAGGGTTAACAATCGAGCAAGTCGTTGAAGCTGTTGCAAAAGGGGTGGCTTTAGCAGAACAATCTTATAACATTACCGGTAATTTATTAATTACTGGCATGCGTAATGAAGAATTATCTAGTCTAGGTGCGAAATTTATTAACGCCTTAGAGACAAGACAATCAAAAATCGTCGGTATCGATCTCGCCGGCCCTGAATTAGAAAATTATGTCACTGATTATGAAGTCACATTAAAGTTACTAGTAGAAAAATACTCCGTCCAACTAACCCTTCACGCCGGCGAATGTGGATGTGTAGCAAATGTTTATCAAGCAATAGAGGCCGGTGCTAAACGAATTGGACATGGTATTGCCTTAAAAGGTAACGTGCAAGCTCAACGTTTTTGTGCAGAACATCAGGTTTGTATCGAAAGTTGTCCAACTAGCAACATCCAAACACGCGCCCTTGGTAAAATTTCAGATTATCCACTAGAAGAATGGTTAGAAAATCAAGTTATTTTTTGTTTGAATACTGACAACAAGACGGTGTCAAATACCACTTTAAGTAAGGAATATGACCTGTTAAGAGAACATCTTGGATTAACCAAAGAAGATTTTATACGATTGAATCACTATGCAATGGAACATTCCTTTGCAAGCTCTGAGATTAAAGAAGCTATTTTAGCGGAAATGCAAGCCTTTATAAATTAA
- a CDS encoding DUF1801 domain-containing protein → MELIGEYLEQVDEKRREAFERLYRIVKENLPEGFEEVKMYGMISFVVPLERYPDGYLNRMNEPLPFISLASQKNHIAIYHMGIMGNESLLTWFQEAYAQQVPTKLNMGKSCIRLTNPKHIPYDLIVELVQKMTVDEWIAQYERFKGC, encoded by the coding sequence ATGGAGTTGATTGGTGAGTATCTAGAACAAGTAGATGAAAAACGTCGTGAGGCTTTTGAACGTTTATATAGAATAGTGAAGGAAAATTTACCTGAAGGGTTTGAAGAAGTGAAAATGTATGGCATGATTAGTTTTGTTGTGCCATTAGAACGTTATCCTGATGGTTATTTAAATCGCATGAATGAACCGCTACCGTTTATTAGTTTGGCGTCACAAAAGAACCACATAGCAATTTATCATATGGGCATTATGGGAAATGAATCACTGCTGACTTGGTTTCAAGAAGCTTACGCGCAACAAGTTCCAACGAAATTAAATATGGGAAAAAGCTGTATTCGTTTAACCAATCCAAAGCATATTCCGTATGACTTAATCGTAGAGTTGGTGCAGAAAATGACAGTTGATGAGTGGATTGCACAATACGAACGTTTCAAGGGATGCTAA
- a CDS encoding rhomboid family intramembrane serine protease produces the protein MEKIRNMNWQRIKNDSWVTMLFLATQIIVFVVMTLVGLTRGMGISGTQDVGLLYEFGALNAHGIILYHEFWRFITPIFIHIGLTHLLFNSVFLYFAGRDLEAIMGHWRFFCFYLLAGIGGNIFSFAFANPASISAGASTALFGIFGAFIALGRIFPHNPKIQYMAKNMLTLAGINLLFNIFASNIDMLGHVGGLISGLLLGFVFSAPQLLSQRFSAMRDDNIHRRIACGLGFVLMLVALIMYSLQKYGMYL, from the coding sequence TTGGAAAAAATAAGAAATATGAATTGGCAACGAATTAAAAATGACTCTTGGGTGACCATGCTTTTTCTAGCGACTCAAATTATCGTCTTTGTCGTGATGACCCTAGTTGGTTTAACGCGTGGCATGGGAATAAGTGGTACGCAAGATGTTGGTTTATTATATGAATTTGGCGCATTAAATGCACATGGTATTATTTTGTATCATGAGTTTTGGCGTTTTATCACACCGATTTTTATTCATATCGGTCTGACTCACTTATTGTTTAACTCAGTCTTTTTATATTTTGCGGGTCGTGATTTAGAAGCAATTATGGGACATTGGCGTTTTTTCTGTTTTTATTTATTAGCCGGTATAGGTGGTAATATTTTTAGTTTCGCATTTGCCAACCCTGCGTCAATTTCAGCGGGTGCAAGTACAGCGCTATTCGGGATATTTGGAGCATTCATTGCGCTAGGAAGAATTTTCCCACATAATCCTAAAATTCAATATATGGCAAAAAATATGTTGACCTTAGCTGGTATTAACTTATTGTTCAATATCTTTGCGAGTAATATTGATATGTTAGGACACGTTGGTGGGTTAATTAGTGGTCTGCTATTGGGCTTTGTTTTTTCTGCACCACAATTATTAAGTCAACGTTTTAGCGCCATGCGTGATGACAATATTCATCGTCGAATTGCCTGTGGTTTAGGCTTTGTCCTAATGCTGGTTGCGTTAATCATGTATTCATTACAAAAATATGGCATGTATTTATAA
- a CDS encoding YqgQ family protein → MRTLYDVQQLLKRFGIYLYTGKRLYDIELMEMELIDLHDGQMLDEDEFVAAHRVLRREYENELKAQTSRED, encoded by the coding sequence ATGAGAACGCTTTACGATGTGCAACAGTTATTAAAACGTTTTGGCATTTATCTTTATACCGGTAAGCGTCTTTATGATATTGAATTAATGGAGATGGAATTAATTGATCTACACGATGGTCAAATGCTGGATGAAGATGAGTTCGTGGCAGCTCACCGCGTGTTAAGACGTGAATACGAAAATGAATTGAAAGCGCAAACTAGCAGGGAGGATTAA
- a CDS encoding ROK family glucokinase, whose product MEKKLIGIDLGGTTIKFGILTPQGEVQQKWSIETDISEEGTKIVPDIIETIKHRLELYNMTTDEFIGIGMGTPGAVNIEQGSVIGAYNLNWKTEQPIRQQIESALGIPFVLDNDANVAALGERWMGAGNNNPDVAFMTLGTGVGGGIIAEGNLLHGVAGAAGEIGHITVDPTGFECTCGKRGCLETVASATGVVRVARQLSEEYAGESELKSMIDDGQEVTSKLVFDQAKADDPFAEMVVDKVCFYLGLACAHIGNMLNPSDIVIGGGVSAAGEFLREKIQRYFDEFTFKQVRESTAIKLAVLGNDAGIIGAASLALTFNEEK is encoded by the coding sequence TTGGAAAAGAAATTAATTGGGATTGACTTAGGTGGTACGACTATCAAGTTTGGGATTTTAACCCCTCAAGGAGAAGTTCAACAAAAATGGAGTATTGAAACAGATATTTCAGAAGAAGGAACAAAAATTGTCCCTGATATTATTGAAACAATTAAACACCGTTTAGAGTTATATAATATGACAACGGATGAATTCATCGGAATTGGTATGGGAACCCCAGGTGCTGTAAATATTGAACAAGGTTCAGTGATTGGTGCGTATAACTTAAACTGGAAAACAGAACAACCCATTCGTCAGCAAATTGAATCTGCTTTAGGGATTCCGTTTGTTTTAGATAACGATGCTAACGTCGCAGCCTTAGGTGAGCGTTGGATGGGTGCTGGAAATAATAACCCTGATGTTGCCTTCATGACGCTTGGAACAGGTGTTGGTGGTGGAATTATCGCGGAAGGTAACTTGTTACATGGGGTAGCAGGTGCGGCCGGTGAAATTGGCCATATTACCGTTGACCCAACAGGTTTTGAGTGTACATGTGGTAAGCGTGGATGTTTAGAAACAGTGGCTAGTGCAACAGGTGTCGTACGTGTCGCACGTCAATTATCAGAAGAATATGCCGGCGAATCAGAATTGAAATCAATGATTGATGATGGACAAGAAGTAACAAGTAAATTAGTCTTCGATCAAGCTAAAGCCGATGATCCATTTGCTGAGATGGTAGTTGACAAAGTTTGTTTCTACTTAGGTTTAGCTTGCGCCCATATTGGCAACATGTTGAACCCGTCAGATATCGTAATCGGTGGTGGCGTGTCAGCAGCAGGTGAGTTTTTACGTGAGAAAATTCAACGCTATTTTGATGAATTTACCTTCAAACAAGTCCGTGAAAGCACAGCAATTAAATTAGCTGTTTTAGGTAATGATGCGGGTATTATTGGAGCAGCATCACTAGCGTTAACATTTAATGAAGAGAAATAG
- a CDS encoding rhodanese-like domain-containing protein, whose product MIGRELYLKYMAKKSAKMVSQEEFKEHFRTGQLIDLRESDIYRASHILGARNLPYSTFKQSYVGLRKDRPVLLYDQSKTISVRIANFLRKEGYTDIYILKEGFDGWTGKVKHK is encoded by the coding sequence ATGATTGGTCGTGAGTTATATTTAAAATATATGGCTAAAAAGTCAGCAAAAATGGTTTCTCAAGAGGAGTTTAAAGAACACTTTAGAACGGGTCAATTAATTGACTTACGTGAGAGTGACATTTACCGAGCTAGTCATATTTTAGGTGCACGTAACTTACCTTACTCAACTTTCAAACAAAGTTATGTTGGATTAAGAAAAGATCGTCCCGTCTTACTATATGATCAAAGTAAAACAATTAGCGTTCGTATTGCAAACTTCTTAAGAAAAGAAGGGTATACTGATATTTATATCCTTAAAGAAGGTTTTGATGGTTGGACAGGCAAAGTCAAACATAAATAA
- a CDS encoding DUF1827 family protein: protein MKLVDVTNSYAKLVNNQLANTDSLLVKVYTLGKTNVIYSEARTHKEIAIQNKQRKIKDNEIEYVLDRLEPNHQTLNKLDMVRTDHLVEISFPI, encoded by the coding sequence ATGAAATTAGTCGATGTAACAAACAGCTATGCTAAATTAGTCAATAACCAATTAGCGAACACTGACAGTTTATTAGTGAAAGTGTATACGTTAGGGAAAACAAATGTCATCTACTCAGAGGCCCGCACACACAAAGAAATCGCTATTCAAAATAAACAAAGAAAAATTAAAGATAATGAAATCGAATATGTTCTAGACCGTCTTGAACCTAACCATCAAACTTTAAACAAGCTTGATATGGTACGTACTGATCATTTAGTTGAAATTAGCTTTCCAATCTAA
- a CDS encoding ATP-dependent Clp protease ATP-binding subunit produces MLCQNCKQNQATITLSIMTGSQTNKVYLCQKCYRELNQANTTMPPTMNKDPYGFSSIDDWYRALSQQFNQSNIRQTPPTQNQAPGQPPQGPGQNQSLLAEYGLNLTEEARQGRIDPVIGRDEEITRVIEILNRRTKNNPVLIGEPGVGKTAVVEGLALKIINNEVPQKLQDKEVIQLDVVSLVQGTGIRGQFEERMKQLMDEVEANQNVILFIDEIHEIVGAGSAGDGSMDAGNILKPALARGKLQLVGATTLAEYRLIEKDAALERRLQPVRVDEPTPEQTLEILKGIQKRYEDYHHVKYDDAAIEAAVSLSSRYIQDRFLPDKAIDLLDESGSKKNLTIQMLDPELIERRLQNAVEQKTQASKEEDFEKAAYYRDQIAHLEKLKENQIAEEDMPTVTEKDMEVIVEQKTGIPVGDLKEKEQNQLKHLAEELQRHVIGQDEAIDKVAKAIRRNRIGLNKKNRPIGSFLFVGPTGVGKTELAKQLAFELFGSTDTMIRLDMSEYMDKHSTAKLIGSPPGYVGYEEAGQLTEKVRRSPYSLVLLDEIEKAHPDVMHMFLQILDDGRLTDSQGRTVSFKDTIIIMTSNAGTGAVEANVGFGAAREGKTHSVLSQLGDFFKPEFLNRFDGIIEFSALSKDNLLQIVNLMIDDVNNMLATQHLQIDVPQNVKEKLVDLGYNPQMGARPLRRVIQEQIEDNLAQVFLDEPNKTHYEAYLNEDETIAVRAIN; encoded by the coding sequence ATGCTTTGCCAAAACTGTAAACAAAATCAAGCAACCATCACCCTTTCAATTATGACAGGGAGTCAAACAAACAAAGTATATCTATGTCAAAAATGTTATCGTGAATTAAATCAAGCGAACACTACCATGCCACCAACGATGAATAAGGACCCTTATGGTTTTAGTTCAATTGATGATTGGTACCGTGCACTGTCACAACAATTCAATCAAAGTAATATACGTCAAACGCCTCCTACTCAAAACCAAGCGCCTGGTCAACCACCGCAAGGTCCTGGACAAAATCAAAGTCTTTTGGCTGAATATGGTCTTAACTTGACCGAAGAAGCGCGCCAAGGTCGAATTGATCCAGTTATTGGCCGTGACGAAGAAATTACGCGCGTCATCGAGATATTAAATAGAAGAACAAAAAATAACCCTGTCTTAATCGGCGAACCTGGTGTCGGTAAAACTGCCGTAGTTGAAGGATTAGCATTAAAAATCATTAATAACGAAGTCCCTCAAAAACTACAAGATAAAGAAGTTATTCAATTAGATGTCGTATCATTAGTGCAAGGAACTGGTATCCGTGGTCAATTTGAAGAACGCATGAAACAATTAATGGATGAAGTCGAAGCAAATCAAAACGTCATTTTGTTTATCGATGAGATTCATGAAATAGTCGGTGCAGGTTCAGCAGGTGACGGTAGTATGGATGCCGGCAACATATTAAAACCAGCCCTTGCTCGTGGCAAACTTCAACTGGTAGGTGCAACTACTCTAGCAGAGTATCGTTTAATCGAAAAAGATGCTGCCTTAGAACGCCGTCTACAACCTGTTCGAGTAGATGAACCGACCCCTGAACAAACCTTAGAAATTCTAAAAGGAATTCAAAAACGATACGAAGACTATCATCATGTTAAATACGATGACGCTGCAATCGAAGCTGCCGTTAGCTTATCTAGCCGATACATTCAAGATCGCTTCTTACCTGACAAAGCCATCGACTTACTCGATGAATCAGGTTCCAAGAAAAATCTGACCATTCAAATGCTTGACCCTGAGTTGATTGAACGTCGCTTACAAAATGCGGTTGAACAAAAAACACAAGCTTCTAAAGAAGAAGATTTTGAAAAAGCAGCGTATTACCGTGATCAGATTGCTCATTTAGAAAAATTAAAAGAAAATCAAATCGCCGAAGAAGATATGCCAACCGTGACCGAGAAAGACATGGAGGTGATTGTCGAACAAAAAACCGGTATACCAGTGGGGGACTTAAAAGAAAAAGAACAAAATCAATTGAAACATTTAGCCGAAGAATTGCAACGTCATGTCATCGGTCAAGATGAAGCGATTGATAAAGTAGCCAAAGCAATTCGCCGTAATCGTATTGGTCTAAATAAAAAGAATCGCCCAATTGGTTCCTTCTTATTCGTCGGACCAACTGGTGTCGGTAAAACTGAACTAGCCAAACAATTAGCTTTTGAGCTATTCGGTTCAACGGATACCATGATTCGCCTTGATATGAGTGAATACATGGATAAACATAGTACGGCTAAATTAATCGGTTCACCACCTGGCTATGTTGGCTATGAAGAAGCAGGTCAATTAACCGAAAAAGTGCGTCGATCTCCTTATAGCTTAGTTTTATTAGACGAAATCGAAAAAGCACATCCAGATGTGATGCACATGTTCTTGCAAATTTTAGACGATGGTCGCTTGACCGATTCACAAGGACGAACTGTTAGCTTTAAAGACACCATTATCATTATGACAAGTAATGCTGGAACTGGAGCAGTCGAAGCTAACGTTGGATTTGGGGCAGCTAGAGAAGGCAAAACCCACTCTGTTTTATCTCAACTAGGTGATTTCTTCAAGCCAGAATTCTTAAATCGTTTCGATGGGATTATCGAGTTCTCAGCTCTTTCAAAAGATAACTTGCTACAAATTGTTAACTTAATGATTGATGATGTGAACAATATGCTAGCAACCCAACACTTACAAATTGACGTACCTCAGAACGTTAAAGAAAAATTAGTCGACTTAGGTTACAATCCTCAAATGGGTGCACGTCCGTTACGTCGTGTCATCCAAGAACAAATTGAAGATAACTTAGCACAAGTCTTCCTAGATGAGCCAAACAAAACACATTACGAAGCTTATCTTAACGAAGACGAAACCATTGCTGTTCGTGCGATTAATTAA
- a CDS encoding phosphocarrier protein HPr — protein MEKKEFHIIADTGIHARPATLLVQAASKFTSDINLEYKGKAVNLKSIMGVMSLGVGQGADIAITAEGADEVEAIAAIAEAMQKEGLSE, from the coding sequence ATGGAAAAAAAAGAATTTCACATTATCGCTGATACAGGAATCCACGCTCGTCCAGCTACTTTATTAGTACAAGCTGCAAGCAAATTCACTTCTGATATCAACTTAGAGTACAAAGGTAAAGCAGTAAACTTAAAATCAATCATGGGCGTTATGTCTTTAGGTGTTGGCCAAGGTGCTGATATCGCTATCACTGCTGAAGGTGCTGACGAAGTAGAAGCTATCGCTGCAATCGCTGAAGCAATGCAAAAAGAAGGTTTATCTGAATAA
- the ptsP gene encoding phosphoenolpyruvate--protein phosphotransferase, producing the protein MSEMLKGIGASDGVAVAKAYMLIEPDLSFTKTTVEDSEGEVSRLKAALAKATEEITAIREKAAATLGEEEAQVFDAHLMVLADPEMVGAVESNINDNKVNAESALKEVTDMFITMFESMEDNPYMQERAADIKDVTKRVISHLLNVKLPNPSMIDEEVIVIAHDLTPSDTAQLDRRFVKAFVTNIGGRTSHSAIMARSLEIPAVVGTMEITNSVVEDQLLAVNGITGEVIVEPTEEEQAVVNKAGEEYAAMKAEWDKLKDAQTVTADGKHFELAANIGTPKDLEGVNNNGGEAVGLYRTEFLYMDSPELPSEDAQFEAYKAVLEGMNGKPVVVRTMDIGGDKELPYLPLPHEMNPFLGYRALRISLVEDDMFRTQLRALLRASVYGQLRIMFPMVATLKEFRAAKAMLDEEKAKLIADGVAVADDIQVGIMIEIPAAAVIADKFAKEVDFFSVGTNDLIQYTMAADRMNERVSYLYQPYNPSILRLIKHVIDSAHAEGKWAGMCGEMAGDQTAVPLLVGLGLDEFSMSATSILKTRSLMKRLDSTKMAELADKAINDCDTAEEVVALVEEYTQ; encoded by the coding sequence ATGTCTGAGATGTTAAAAGGTATCGGAGCTAGTGATGGTGTAGCTGTTGCTAAGGCTTATATGTTAATCGAACCTGATTTATCTTTTACTAAAACAACAGTTGAAGATTCTGAAGGAGAAGTTAGCCGCTTAAAAGCTGCTTTAGCAAAAGCAACAGAAGAAATCACTGCTATTCGTGAAAAAGCCGCTGCAACATTAGGTGAAGAAGAAGCGCAAGTTTTCGATGCTCACTTAATGGTATTAGCAGACCCAGAAATGGTTGGTGCTGTTGAATCAAACATTAATGATAACAAAGTTAATGCTGAATCAGCGCTTAAAGAAGTAACTGATATGTTTATCACTATGTTTGAATCTATGGAAGATAACCCATACATGCAAGAACGTGCTGCTGATATTAAAGACGTTACTAAACGTGTCATTAGTCACTTATTAAATGTTAAATTACCAAACCCATCAATGATTGATGAAGAGGTTATCGTGATCGCTCACGACTTAACACCAAGTGATACAGCACAATTAGACCGTCGTTTTGTTAAAGCATTCGTTACAAATATTGGTGGTAGAACATCTCACTCAGCTATTATGGCTCGTTCTTTAGAAATTCCTGCAGTCGTAGGTACGATGGAAATTACTAATTCAGTAGTTGAAGATCAACTATTAGCTGTTAACGGTATTACGGGTGAAGTTATCGTTGAACCAACGGAAGAAGAACAAGCAGTTGTTAATAAAGCTGGTGAAGAATATGCTGCAATGAAAGCTGAATGGGACAAACTAAAAGATGCTCAAACAGTAACAGCTGACGGCAAACACTTTGAATTAGCTGCTAATATTGGAACACCTAAAGATTTAGAAGGTGTTAACAATAACGGTGGTGAAGCAGTTGGTTTATACCGTACTGAATTCTTATACATGGATTCTCCTGAATTACCATCTGAAGATGCTCAATTTGAAGCATACAAAGCGGTATTAGAAGGAATGAACGGCAAACCAGTTGTGGTTCGTACAATGGATATTGGTGGAGATAAAGAATTACCTTACTTACCATTACCACACGAAATGAACCCATTCTTAGGTTACCGTGCATTACGTATTTCATTAGTAGAAGATGATATGTTTAGAACACAATTACGTGCTTTATTACGTGCATCTGTATACGGTCAATTACGTATTATGTTCCCAATGGTTGCAACCTTAAAAGAGTTCCGTGCTGCTAAAGCAATGCTTGATGAAGAAAAAGCTAAATTGATTGCTGACGGTGTCGCTGTTGCAGATGATATCCAAGTGGGTATCATGATTGAAATTCCTGCAGCTGCAGTTATCGCTGATAAATTTGCAAAAGAAGTTGACTTCTTCTCAGTAGGAACAAACGATTTAATCCAATATACTATGGCGGCAGACCGTATGAACGAACGCGTTTCTTACCTATACCAACCATATAACCCATCAATCTTACGTTTAATTAAACACGTAATCGATTCAGCACATGCTGAAGGTAAATGGGCTGGTATGTGTGGTGAGATGGCTGGCGATCAAACAGCTGTTCCTTTATTAGTAGGTTTAGGATTAGATGAGTTCTCTATGAGCGCAACAAGTATCTTAAAAACACGTAGCTTAATGAAACGTTTAGATTCAACTAAGATGGCTGAATTAGCTGACAAAGCAATCAATGATTGTGACACAGCTGAAGAAGTTGTTGCTTTAGTTGAAGAATATACTCAGTAA